In the genome of Impatiens glandulifera chromosome 6, dImpGla2.1, whole genome shotgun sequence, the window TGGTGGAAGAGAATCAATAGGGTACAAAGTTTGATTTACTTTTTTTAGGTACACATTGTTAAATACATGCATGTTTACaaacgaaataataaatatttattattctttaaaagAAGCATATTTCCTCTATTTACTAAATTCATTGCAGGCccttagtttttttcttttctcctactttatttcatttgactaatttcttaaataatgaGCACAAGGTTTCTGGTGTCTCCTTTGATTAATCAAAGTGGTTATtcaataaactattttttctcaaaattttcaaataaaaaatgtataagaaATGAGAAGATAtgctaaagaaataaaaaacttcaaagtaaaaggaaaaaaaagacTATAACAATTGAATGGAAACTTCCTTCAGAGAAGTGAAATAACATAGTTTTGATAGTTCAAAACCTAGAATtctaaaagaagaaaaaaaaagcaacctccataatcaaattaaatagccaaacaaaattttatccaAACAAGAATCAATACACCTAACTTATactctctataaaaaaaattgaaaatgatctTAGTGAGTCCATTAATTTCTCTATGTTTTGCCTTTTCATTTATTgtttctattatattattttcttgttttctttaaacctctacaaaataataagttcaaaatttcttttaaattacttagaaagtttataaaattttaattagataatCAATATCATGAGTACCATCCATTTTAATGCATGCAAGCTGTCTCTCTTTAGGGATTCTCTCTAGCTAATACACACCCAATTATGTTGTAGAGATCTAATTAACCATATCTTCCTTCTTGACCTTGTCCACTTTCTATATTGTACTCATCTAGAAACCACATAGAAGCTAACTAGTCCTTAATCTTGTTAATTAAGcctctaattaaatataattcttttgATGTGTATTCATGCCTACTATAATTTAATCTCATTGCTAAATTACTTTATACTAATTGTATTAAGGCATCTTTAGGGTTTGGTAGTCTACTTGGGTTGGTTTAAGTCATTCTAACataaattttagtataattaattgtttagaAGATCTTTTGTTAATTTGATAGGtaactatttattaatttaagttgtGGTGTTAAATTTTCTCATAAAAGGATAGAAAATGTTCACacatgattatttttaatatatgttgaatttcattttaagataaattgtataaaatgcAATATTTACATAGAAAGTATTTACACAAAGCAAATGTGATATAAATCTGGGATAATATCACATTGacaagataaaattataacgaATAGATATTTCAATTAGCCCATTCCTTCCAGGCCCACTCCACGACTTCTTTCTCTCCCCATTTTTGAATTCCCGATATGCTAGCTGCCTCTATCGATCCCAATGCTCCATTTTTAGATATTCCTTTCATGATAAATGGATCTAGAGATCCAATAAGGAATATTTAATACACAATGATAAATGAATTCGTCTTCTAATTGATTTGATCTTAAAAACATAAACTTTAGCTTTTTATTTAGATACATAAATGCACCCTACTAAAAAAACAAGCATTGTAAAAATTGGGGTTTGAAATAAGCTCAAAAGTCAAAAGTTAAGGAAATTTTCATTCCAAACTAGACTCTTgttacatttaaatttattttcttctttagaCTTTATCATTCAGATCACTTTATCATTGAATGAATCATAGTTTTTAGATTGATTTCAATCATTTACGGCTTAAATACCTTTTAAAAGTTGGCATGAAAAAACATATTGTATAAGTTATTCTTCTCGAGAATAATGTTATTCTTGTTTAGAACTCTAATATAATcaattcaaaaagaaaaaaaatattcttgtgTTTTCTAATTAAACTTGTGCCGTTTTAGTTATTGGAGAGACAATTtcaatcttttataaaataaattaattgtgcTCATCTAAGTTTTATTTTCAATTGATATggaaatagaaaatgattaaGAGGAATATGAAcctaactatttaattaattgaatgaatGGAGGGACCTTCAAGAAAGCACTTATAACCCTAAAAGATTATATGAGCATCAATTGTAAGCATACACATTACTATGTTTGGCAAATAATTGCTCTCAATTGAATTTATTGTACAAATTTAAGGCATgggaatttaaatatattctcaCGGGAAAATGTCTTAttgagattttatttaaaatatttatataaaaacgtatattttattcttatgaTGCGTCTAAATTtaattctcaaattaatttGTGTCCTTCAAATATTTGATAGGTTTGTAAGGATATTTTCTGagaattgttatatatattagtatacaattgtttttaattataattaggtATTTTAAtgaactaaattttaaaaacaatgttttatcatttatatatatatatatatatatatatattatcttagaaaaataaataaacaccaAATTGTGAAAATACTTAATAGAATATAATAGAAAATACTTTagcaagaaaaatataatatttttttaaacatttttgtaacttaaaaaataaatatattataataaataaataatgtacaGACAAAATAGAATGAATGGTTATTATGAAAAatctctttaatttaattatataaaagatgaaAAGTTATGAAAATATCTCAATTACCGTTTTCTTTTATAAACTCATATCAAAttgaatcaaaaaaatatttttaaatgagtccaatatctataataaatatacataaaattaaaaagataaaaaagaaagaacttTATTAGATTCAAAAGTAAAAAGTTTAAATGGAACAATTTAAACATGTCAATctccaattaaatattttcttaagatTTTAGTTGATTATTTGGTTTGAGGATAGCCTTTGGTTAGGAGGCACATTACGTGATGATGACACGTTGTGACACAAATGAAATGGTCGAAGAtacatcttattttaaaatatatatttatgagtatattacaaataaaaaatgattataatattttaaataatagattttaatttaaaatatattaacattaaatttctTAGAAAgtataacttaaatatattaaataattatattaaaaaataagaaaaaagaaaacaacaaattaataaaaaaaaaacaaaaataaacattttttatgaCACCGAACATTAACGGAATAATAGTCACATACAATTAGCTCAGGTTATGTCAAGGCACGAGAAAAGTCCCGAAGAAGATAAGAGGATGTCCAACAATAAAAGGTTAAgcagaaataatatataaaaaattgaaaatgaaaagaagaaaggagTTTGGTAAAGATGGATCAAAACCTCAATAATAAAAGGCTGAAAATGAATAATCTCTATGatattcaatattttcatttatgagAATATTTTCAGCTTTGCTATTTTTAGATTGATATTATGGTTAGGAAGTATATTTGAAGTGGTGTTTTGTGCAAAACAAAAACTATGATATCTCTGTGTTTTTGTCTGAGAAAGATGTGATGGAACCCGCAAAAGAAGAGATTTGGTCACATATGGAGGTTATTATACACCTCAATTATATGAGGTCTTTATATCCTAAACTTATGGAATCTGAATTGTTGGTGAATACACAAGCTGTCTGATGAGGAATTTGCGACTTATGAATTATAATATGATGTTGATGATAAGATATGTGTGAATTTCTCAACACATATAAATTACATGTTTTTGAGTTTGAGACTATTGTGTGATGAGAAGCACGAGAGATTTCGTCGTTGCAGTACACTTTAAATCTGAGCTCCCTCCATCGAGGAGTTATCAACATTGTTAGTTGAAAAAACTAAATGATTTATGTCAGGTGTATATGTAAGACTAAAGGTGTTTCTCAAAGTCGAAGAAAGGTTATtcttattagtttttataatgATTGGAAAAATTATTACATGGAATATTTATGGGATCAATATGGTGTAAAAAGAGGTTGCATTAAGTCTCTCGTGGGAACTATTGATTGCAGCATATATTATTTTAGCGAGACAAAGATTCGACATGGACCAATTCTAGTTAGTGAGTCCATCTTTTAGAAGGTTCTTTCATGGAGTTGCTCAAACCATCGTCTGATCTTGTTGAAACTTGGAACGAAGATTTGATGGCAAGAAAAAATTTGTGTCTTCATATTCGAGAATAAGTGGCTTATTAGGAATGATTTCATATCGCGTGTTCAATCTTGTTTGGTGATCTAAATGCCGACAGGTTTCCCATCAACTAAGCTCTTTGGGAACATAAGAAATATTCGTAAACTTCTTAAAAGTTGGTTTGTGGGAAACTGTGCTATATTTTGTGCCAAGATTAAGACCTTATGTAATGAGATTAAAGTCATTAACGATGGGGTTAAGGAAACTCGGAATCTCACTACGGAGGAGGTTGGTTCTTATATTCACACGGTTAGTGATTTGTTTGCACTATGTAAGGACGAGGAAATCGGGACTCGCCAACGTAGTAGAGAAATTTCTCTTGAAGTATGGGATAAGAATACTAAGGTTTTTAATTTCATGGAATCTCTAAAGCACGAGCTAGGAACAATGTAATTATTTCAATCTCGGTTCAAGGTGTTAGTTCATGAAAGTGAGCAGACCATCTCTACGAGTATTGTTGAGTTCTATAAAAGTTTATCTCATGATTTGTATAAGGACATACCTAAATTGGATGGCATCACTTTCAACTCTATTAACTTGGCGCAACAAGAGATTTTGGAAGCTCAATTTACGGTGGAGGAAGTCGATGAGGCTATTAAGGAGTGTGGTAACGATAAAGCTCTGGGGTCCGTTGGTTCTACTTtgactttatttaaaattgcatggacttttctaaaaaaatatataatggaaGCTATTGACCACTTCTATCGTCTCTCATCATTTGATAGAAGTTGGAACTCTACTTTGATTTATTTCATTCGCAGGGCTCTAGGAACTATTGATGTAAAGAATTTCAAACATATCAGTTTGGTTTCTTCATTTTATAAGACTTTGTCGAAATGTTTGACTAATAGACTTCGTGTGGTGCTAAGAACGATCATCTTTAAGAATTAGATGACGTTCATTATCGTAATTTTCTGCTTTATGCCCGATAAGATTCTTAATCTTAGCATAGACTTgtatactttttaaatattttttttaagtaatagcTTTACTGACTGTAAAGGGTACTACTTCATTTTCTCCGGGGCTGTCCGTTGCCGATTCCTACTCAGCCTTGGTCCCATATCGCGATGGATTGAATCGAGGGCCTTCCCATGTCCACACTCCTTTATTATAGGGAGACCTTTTAAAGTTGTCACATCTTCATAATCGATTTATTTTTGCTAGTATTTTTTCTAAAGATACTCTGCTCTCATAGAATATTGCTTCTACGTCGCGCAAACGAGTCTCGGCCGCAACAGCAGGAAACTATGACCAATAGAGTCAGACACTTAGTTACATCCGCACGAAAAAGTAATGTGGATCATTTCCAAGATCTAATTCCAGTTTTTTTCTTATGTAGTGGAAAGGCCTTACAATCTTCAGTTTTACGCTTAAGAGAAGAAATGTTCTTGGTAAATGCAGGACTTGGGACCCCATCATTATAAACGTCAAATCTTTGATGCAATATTAATTGTCAATGAGTGTATTGACTCGGCTAATTCGGGAGGTGATAAATGTGCTTTCGTTATgctaaatattgaaaaaaattatgatcacGTCAATTGAGAATTTCTATTTAATGTCCTGAGTAGAATAAGAATGagtgaaaaattaattagttggaTAAGCTATTTGCATCTCGACGACCAAGTTCTTTTGTTATTGTGAAGGAGAGTTCtcatagttttttttagagCTTTTcttgttgttattattttttcctcccataactaataatatagtattagtcttttgaatgatgaaagatgaaaggagataattatttaaagttaataGGATGAAAGAAAATTAAAGAGAATGATTGTATTTATAGTGAGATTATGGATTGCGGATGTTTTGGTGGAGGAGAATATAGGGTAATTAAGtttgatttccttttttttaGGTGCGCATTGTTAAAACACATGCATGCATgtttactaattaaataattataaatattgctGATTCTTTAAACGAATTTCTCCATTTTATTGACTAATTACTTAAATTATGATCCAGAAGTTTGTAGTGTCTCCTTTGATTAATCAAAGTGGTTAAGtcaagaaattaatttttttttctcaaatttattcaaggaaaaaatgtatatatgattattaatatttgttttgattgatgatcatggatttatttttatttttgaattaaataggTGGAGTTGGATATGTCTTGAGTTGACCTTCCTTGGATACATTCCTGTGTCTGATCATCCATCTTTTAGTACTAAAGTCCAGTCATTTTGTAGATTCAAACTCATAACTTTATACATCTGATGAGTTATTATGAAGAGTCTCTGTATTCTTTCTTATATTCAAAAGTaagaaactatttttttttcatttttcatagggtttaatataaaataggacataatttaatgtaattttttattaaaaatatataatattacagaTGGGGGAGATAGGATGGGGACAACCATTTGGAAGAGCATCTATTTTGTCTTCCTTGTAAAGTGGACATGATTTGAAGGAGTTTTACaattgtgttttaatttttaatggtggatatttgtttgtgttaatttgtttttaattaaatattaatgtttgtgggggttgtttcattttgttgtttcatttgaaatttaagaattttgtGATGTATAAGTATCTtatgttaataattttcttatatttaattaattataagctTTTTTGATAATTGagtacttttttttcttttaatggtGCTTATGAGTTAAgagatattttgttttatttaattttcaaaatgatatgaaactttttattaaaaagaaaaataaattaagattttctTTAACCAAGTGGGCTACTTAAAATGACCCATTGGACTGgttcattttaaaatacaaaagtagtgaaaaacattattatataagaaattaaaattttcaattactgTAATCTTCATTATATTCCATCTTTGtcacttaatttaatttcttcaatatatttttaataaaaatacctaaagaatatAAACATGTGGTAATTATGTCTTCGAGTTACTCTATAttataattacatattaaaaTTGGGATTAAAATCTGGAGGGATGTGTTACCATTATCGTCATTGAAACGTTATTTAGTTACTAAAAATGATCAACCCGCCGATGGTAGATTTTTTAGATTAGGTAGTGTCgtacaaaaataataagtatttttgataattctattaattaaaaatcttttaacagtacatttttcttattttgtcaatttcatCAATATATTCAGAATGCAGCAGAACAATTCATAATTCAACCACAAGTAAGAAAGTGCAGCTCGCATTCATCACAAATAAAATACAAGGAAGGCGACTCTCAAGAAAAGGAAGAAGGGATCAATGAAGAAGATGGATGAACTCAACAACCTTGGCGTTGAAGGATGCACGATTGTGGAGGAGGAAAATCAAGAGGTTTGTCCCAATGAGGCAAAGACTGAGAGTGTGGTGGCCCGATTTAACATGATGTCAGATGTGAATCCGTCCAAAAGGATGGAAAATCAGGaggtaatttttaataaaataatttctgaTTTAGAGGAAAAACTGAATAAACAAATCaaagataataaagaaaaagagagtACTTTATTGATGTATGGTTACCTTAATGGAGAAGTGAGTCCTGAAAGAAAATTGGGAGTGGATGAGTACAATGATCTTAATAGGGTGATTGATCAaaagttggaagaaattggTGAGAGGATGCGAGCACTTTCGGCGGTTAAAGATTCAGTTAATCCTTCAAGGGTTAAGGGAGATGTAGCTGAATGATCGACGAGTCGTATGGGATTGAAGGATGGTGAGCTTGTGATTCCGATCGAAGAGAATGATGATTAATCCAACAATGATTCAAAATAAGTTTGTTTACCTTTTTGTTTGCCAAATTTTTTCCATGTTTGGCGTAATTTTAGTTTGaaccattttatttataactttattggGTGGTTTTTTGGTTGTTTAACTTGTGTTacagatattttaaattgtttttttctttttaataagtTTGCTTAATAATTGTTTGTTGGTTGACTATCTTGTATTCAAGATCTTTTAAATTGCTAATGTTATAATCACCTTATTTGATTTGCAGGTACAaaggtaaaattttaattccttTAGTTTGTTATtggtttattattttgtatagagTATTTGAATATGTTAAGAATAATTTTGGATATTGTTTGATTTGGATCACTTGTCTggatgtatttttttaatttaaatagtgaAATTGTATTAGATATTTCAAAggtttttttaatacaaatatgtTGAAATTTGGGAGCATATATAAATTGTATGGATTGtttcctttatatatatatatatatatatatatatatatatatatatatatatatatattttgttagtttgaaatttttgtagTTATAGTCATTTTCTGTTAATATTTCGTTTCATAGTTTTATGGTTTTGAAATAACTTTTCTTTTTAACTcatgatttcaaaatatataatcaaccTTTCTAAGACTTATATATAACCTATTGGATATTTGTACCATAAAGTACTATCTTCTAAATAAACCATTGTTTTAAACCCGGCCCGGCGGTTGGACCGCAAACCCAGTGTATTGGTCGTCAAATCAGGCTGTGTTGATGAAAAAATCGAAAATACAATCTACCCAGTTAAACTCGGTTTGCCCGCTTGTTGGACCGGAAATCCGACAGCCCGAGTAAACTCAGCGGGATCTGtcctatttttaaaaaaaaaatcacttttttttctcACTTATCACTCACTAAGTTCGCCTCTTCTCTTTTTTTGGTTCCCATTGAGTGTACATATTTTTAGTTTCATGTGGGTAGATTACTTATTTCTAGTTCCATGTTTGTAAATTACCAAATTCTAtttcattttctaaatttttttttgtagatgcaaattttgagattttaaactTGAATCAAGTAGATATATCGGGGAAGAATATGAAGGGAACAATATTGATGTCCCTATTGAAAATGCAGTGACTAATGATGTTTGTGATGATTTTGGTGGACTGATTTTGGTGAATATTGTGAGCGTTTTGCGAATAATTAGtagttgatatttattttaattgtgttaatCCATGACTTAAgagtttgtgtttattttaattgtgttgtcCCTAATATAGACAAAGAAACTATTGTAATTGCGAAACAATATTTTGAACTTTGATTTGTACTTTGACtatttttgtataaacaatttgatgaatttttattattttattattatatgaaactcATTGGTCGAACCAGTTAACCCACCGACTAAACCAATAACTTAGTGACTTAGTCTCTTCATCGGGTTGACGACTAGACCGGATTTCAATACTATACAATAAACTATGAAATATTTGTTggaacattttaatttaatttgttggACTATATACTTGTGAATACATTTTTGCTTGATTTGGAATTGAAGATGTTAAATTGATGGTAACTTATTTTCAACTTCaaaatagaaattatttttaagcatAGTTTTGTAATCTCTTACCCAAAGAAATTAAAAGAGATTGTGTGGTTTATACTATAAAAAATAGCATTGCCCTTAgattgaattcaaaatttatgtcCTTAAACTTTTGACATTTAATGTGAAAAGGACTAGAtacattaatcttttttaattccCTTTATGAACAACTACTTTTCATTTAATatgaaatgagaaaaaaataaaaaataaaattatgaagttatgaaccacttatttatttttcttacaaaaactttttgcttttatttaaatgaatcaaTGGGGACCTTCAAGCACTAAccatatacaaatattatatgagcATACACCACTACTAAGTTTGCCACTAATTTGATGGATTTCCCGAACCTCCGTGAGAGGTCCTGATTCGAGCCCATTGTCGGGTagtcacattattattatttttttaattttctcattATTGTGTGTATTATTAAATCTCtcatatatgtataatttttaatttattttgtcatgaaaatatatcatatctagattctattaatttaaagggatttaaattataaaccttaataattttaatttttaggagCTATTCTAAGCAgcttagaatgattttgaagtcgtaacattctgaataaaagctaaaaacgtaaatgaattatctgtttacaatgcttttaattctagttagtttaaaaaacggtaaattccagttcctgcagatattccagttctgctccgtgcttggaattcctctccacgttcccgcgagggcgctgcaatccgatacaatatctttccataactcgtcaatgctcctgcgggttctgtcatatacccttgcattccgttcttgccaaatgttatacaccactgctccaaagccgcacttgaacacgcttgttgcaaatctatttcccttggctttgagtagtgccgcttctttgatttcattccattcgctcgggaaactgatcagctccaggcttttatagaatctgtcccaaagctccgaagcaatacaacagctcccgaata includes:
- the LOC124941558 gene encoding uncharacterized protein LOC124941558, which translates into the protein MKKMDELNNLGVEGCTIVEEENQEVCPNEAKTESVVARFNMMSDVNPSKRMENQEVIFNKIISDLEEKLNKQIKDNKEKESTLLMYGYLNGEVSPERKLGVDEYNDLNRVIDQKLEEIGERMRALSAVKDSVNPSRVKGDVAE